From Rhodanobacteraceae bacterium, the proteins below share one genomic window:
- a CDS encoding ATPase required for both assembly of type IV secretion complex and secretion of T-DNA complex, VirB4, protein MLASKQSLANAARPLADFVPYSTHVSNFNVRTVGGDTLTVIKLAGVAHECADDEDIQSWHDALTNLIRNIATEKVALWMHTLREERSEYPAGSFENNFAGRLNEHYRESLSGVQLMANVHYVTLLVRGKSPAMKLLDFGAKKTAASVLESISDASARLDELADTVLAGLSRYAPRRLSTYAANRVVCSETLEFLSRLINGEWQSIAVPKGRAGFGMVSSRVSFGVDQLEIRSPTHVRVGAILAASAYQVERTEPGHLNVMLTLPFPFVLTQSFAIYGRNKAMAALQRQQRLLIHAEDASETQIADISQALDDLASNRVVFGEHHLSLQILAANQRELIDRLSDARAALSECGFTVAREDECIEAAFFAQLPGNFQMRPRPATISSSNIVGFTGFHNYPMGRYDGNQWGPAVTLLKTTSGTPFYFNFHLPPSSGRSVDDDVDQRAPGHTLLLGPTGAGKTVIQTFMLAQCEKYRPTVFTFDKDQGQEIFVRAMGGQYATLKNGVPTGFNPCALPDTPGNRTFLMQLVKRCIAGEDAQFQFSPSREREVHDAIAGLYIMPYQSRRFSALKEFFDPTDPNGNAARFRKWCAGGSLGWLLDNPVDTINFATGRHFGYDVTDFLDNDETRTVTVMYLFHRMEQLIDGRRFILNMDEFWKMLLDPVFESKALDAVKTWRKRNALAIFGTQSPSDVLRSRISRQLIEQCVTQLYLPNPKAAREDYIDGFKLTEREYEIIGRDMVEQNLRGFLFKQGQNSTVCELNLRGFEQELAVLSGTAASVELANRAIAASGDDPDRWLPVFEQMRRTQ, encoded by the coding sequence TCCCTATTCCACGCATGTTTCCAATTTCAACGTGCGGACGGTCGGCGGCGACACGCTCACGGTCATCAAACTTGCGGGTGTCGCGCATGAATGTGCGGACGATGAAGACATCCAGAGTTGGCATGACGCCCTCACCAACCTCATCCGCAACATTGCAACAGAGAAAGTTGCGCTGTGGATGCACACGCTCCGCGAAGAGCGCTCCGAGTATCCCGCCGGCTCTTTCGAAAACAACTTTGCCGGCCGTCTGAACGAGCACTACCGTGAGAGCCTCTCGGGTGTCCAGCTCATGGCCAACGTCCACTACGTGACGTTGTTGGTGCGTGGCAAATCCCCGGCCATGAAGCTGCTCGACTTCGGAGCCAAAAAGACCGCGGCCAGCGTGCTCGAGTCGATCTCGGACGCCTCGGCCCGCCTCGACGAATTGGCCGATACGGTTCTCGCGGGCTTGAGCCGGTACGCGCCGCGCCGTCTTTCGACCTACGCCGCCAACAGAGTGGTGTGCTCCGAGACGCTTGAGTTCCTCTCTCGCCTCATCAACGGCGAATGGCAAAGCATTGCCGTGCCGAAAGGGCGCGCCGGGTTCGGCATGGTCAGCTCACGCGTTTCATTCGGCGTGGATCAACTGGAAATCCGCTCACCCACGCACGTCAGGGTCGGCGCGATCCTCGCGGCCAGCGCTTACCAGGTCGAGCGCACCGAGCCCGGCCATCTGAATGTGATGCTCACGCTGCCCTTCCCTTTCGTGCTCACGCAATCGTTTGCGATCTATGGCCGCAACAAAGCCATGGCCGCGCTGCAACGGCAACAGCGCCTGCTGATACACGCCGAAGATGCGTCGGAAACGCAGATTGCCGATATCAGCCAGGCCCTGGACGACCTCGCCAGCAATCGCGTCGTATTCGGCGAGCACCACCTGAGCCTGCAAATCCTGGCCGCCAACCAGCGCGAATTGATCGACCGCCTCTCGGATGCCCGTGCGGCCCTGTCCGAGTGCGGTTTCACCGTGGCCCGTGAGGACGAGTGCATCGAGGCTGCGTTCTTCGCCCAATTGCCGGGCAATTTCCAGATGCGTCCACGGCCGGCGACGATTTCTTCCAGCAACATCGTCGGGTTCACCGGCTTCCACAACTATCCCATGGGCCGCTACGACGGCAACCAGTGGGGACCGGCCGTCACACTCCTGAAGACGACGTCCGGCACGCCGTTCTACTTCAATTTCCACCTGCCGCCGAGTTCAGGGCGCAGCGTCGATGACGATGTGGACCAACGTGCCCCGGGCCACACCCTGCTGCTCGGCCCGACCGGTGCCGGCAAAACCGTCATCCAGACTTTCATGCTGGCGCAGTGCGAGAAGTACCGCCCGACGGTCTTCACGTTCGACAAGGACCAAGGCCAGGAAATCTTCGTGCGCGCCATGGGCGGACAGTATGCAACGCTCAAGAATGGCGTACCGACCGGCTTCAATCCCTGCGCGTTGCCCGATACGCCAGGCAATCGCACGTTCCTGATGCAGCTCGTCAAGCGCTGCATCGCGGGAGAAGACGCGCAGTTCCAGTTCTCGCCTTCCCGCGAACGTGAAGTGCACGATGCGATCGCTGGCCTCTACATCATGCCTTATCAGTCGCGGCGATTCTCCGCCCTCAAGGAGTTCTTCGACCCGACCGATCCGAACGGCAACGCCGCGCGTTTTCGCAAGTGGTGCGCGGGCGGCTCGCTCGGATGGCTGCTCGATAACCCTGTCGACACCATCAACTTCGCCACAGGCCGCCACTTCGGCTACGACGTGACGGATTTCCTCGACAACGACGAAACCCGCACCGTAACGGTGATGTACCTGTTCCACCGCATGGAGCAGTTGATCGACGGACGCCGTTTCATCCTCAACATGGATGAATTCTGGAAGATGCTGCTCGACCCGGTCTTCGAGAGCAAAGCGCTCGATGCGGTCAAGACCTGGCGCAAGCGCAATGCGCTGGCGATCTTCGGAACGCAAAGCCCCTCCGACGTGCTGCGCTCGCGGATCAGCCGTCAGCTGATCGAACAGTGCGTCACGCAACTCTATCTCCCCAACCCGAAGGCTGCCCGCGAGGACTACATCGATGGCTTCAAGCTGACGGAGCGCGAATACGAAATCATCGGAAGAGACATGGTGGAGCAAAACTTGCGCGGATTCCTGTTCAAGCAGGGCCAGAACTCCACGGTCTGCGAATTGAACCTTCGCGGCTTCGAGCAGGAGCTGGCCGTGCTGTCCGGTACTGCGGCGTCGGTGGAGCTCGCCAACCGTGCCATCGCAGCAAGCGGGGACGACCCGGATCGCTGGCTTCCAGTCTTCGAGCAAATGAGGAGAACGCAATGA